A single Ischnura elegans chromosome 13 unlocalized genomic scaffold, ioIscEleg1.1 SUPER_13_unloc_4, whole genome shotgun sequence DNA region contains:
- the LOC124173115 gene encoding zinc finger protein 479-like: MDADARGAVLKDLDWKLIEAKKEPSAEESDAAKPTSTDNGEFIENWTIAHESTVEASGLAAPNRLHVKTPSASYLQGERDVKIDGSYDFLAHSTSGTLIGSESGASHAEEGRNVIEYDLQKCGTDKLTSCLFPDDGQYYTKYIKASTISGDGSRMSFVGGRGNRDAEDTVDTLCCVESREKIESGTEAFMREKEETSNCLVKNPGISCVANDSSYHCLNTIDGMGNESKFSKGLETHLGARNLDGDAESLNTSGPPTTSKTVKGLNMTRKCIRRKGKGPVEENSLGVGKGGNEERNRKFGTADSETCAQNLTSKSYSGVGINRDEARGSSMERVYSCCVCAETFTQIRTLGDHVLTHTGEKPYACSICSDRFSLSNSLSKHMRRHTGERPYSCNICGKSFTLGSNLDVHKRVHTREKPYSCDVCDKSFSTKNHLVIHCRTHSGERPYSCSICCRSFNQSSDLTKHKRSHTGEKPYSCIVCGKCFSLKSTLNRHKRTHRSGT; encoded by the exons ATGGATGCTGATGCCAGGGGAGCTGTCCTGAAAGACCTCGACTGGAAGCTCATTGAGGCCAAAAAGGAACCATCTGCTGAGGAGAGTGATGCTGCAAAG cctacttctaCTGATAATGGAGAGTTCATTGAGAATTGGACAATTGCCCATGAGTCTACTGTGGAAGCATCAG GGCTCGCAGCTCCTAACAGATTGCACGTGAAAACACCATCAGCTTCATACCTGCAGGGAGAAAGAGATGTAAAGATTGATGGAAGTTATGACTTTCTTGCTCACTCAACCTCTGGAACACTCATTGGATCCGAGTCTGGAGCATCTCATGCAGAGGAAGGAAGGAATGTAATTGAATATGACTTGCAAAAATGTGGTACTGATAAGTTAACATCGTGCCTATTTCCTGATGATGGACAGTATTATACGAAATATATTAAAGCATCTACAATCAGTGGAGATGGAAGCAGAATGAGTTTTGTTGGGGGTAGGGGTAATCGTGATGCGGAAGATACTGTGGATACCCTTTGCTGTGTCGAAAGCAGGGAAAAAATAGAAAGTGGCACAGAGGCGTTCATGAGAGAAAAGGAGGAGACTAGTAATTGCTTAGTAAAAAATCCAGGGATTAGTTGCGTAGCAAACGACAGTTCATATCACTGCTTAAATACCATAGATGGAATGGGCAACGAAAGCAAATTCAGCAAAGGCCTTGAAACTCATCTCGGTGCCAGAAATTTAGATGGTGATGCTGAATCACTGAATACTTCTGGTCCGCCTACAACCTCCAAGACTGTCAAAGGGCTGAATATGACAAGAAAATGCATAAGACGAAAGGGTAAAGGGCCTGTTGAAGAGAATTCTTTAGGAGTGGGGAAGGGGGGAAAtgaggaaagaaataggaaattTGGCACTGCAGATAGTGAAACGTGCGCACAAAATTTAACCTCAAAGTCATACTCTGGTGTTGGAATCAACCGCGATGAGGCACGTGGAAGCTCAATGGAGAGAGTTTACTCGTGCTGCGTGTGCGCAGAGACTTTCACCCAGATTAGAACCCTCGGTGATCACGTGCTGACGCACACGGGCGAAAAGCCTTATGCGTGCAGCATATGCTCCGATCGTTTTTCTCTGAGTAACAGCCTCTCCAAACACATGAGGAGACACACTGGTGAGAGGCCGTATTCGTGCAATATCTGCGGTAAGTCTTTCACGCTCGGAAGCAACCTGGACGTGCACAAGCGAGTCCACACGAGGGAGAAACCCTACTCATGTGACGTTTGCGACAAGTCTTTCTCTACAAAGAATCACctcgtcatacactgtcgcactcACAGCGGAGAGAGACCCTATTCATGCAGCATTTGCTGCAGGTCCTTCAATCAGAGTTCCGACCTCACCAAACACAAGCGTAGTCACACCGGGGAAAAGCCTTACTCGTGCATCGTCTGCGGCAAATGCTTCTCTCTAAAGTCCACCCTCAACAGGCACAAGCGCACGCACAGGAGTGGAACGTGA